The following is a genomic window from Strix aluco isolate bStrAlu1 chromosome 3, bStrAlu1.hap1, whole genome shotgun sequence.
gcggcggcgggggggcggcgccgtgggggtgcggggggtggtggtgctgctggtggtggtggtggtgctggtggtggtggtgggcgGAGAAGCCGGAGAAGCTCAGGCTGTGGTGCAGCTTGGGCCGCTCGCCGCCGCGCGGGTGCCcgaagccgccgccgccgcccagcgGGTGGTCGCGGGGGGCGAAGGCGCGGAGGTCGCCGGTGCTGccggcggggtgcgggggggggtggtgcGGGTGGTGgtgcggccccgcggcggcggcggcggcgctggggggggCGGCCGTGCCCCCGCCGGGCGCCGGGCGGCGCTCGTCGGCGTTGTGGATGAAGTGGCAGCGCGGGCCGTAGGGGCAGAAGCCGATGGTGTGGAAGGTGCGGCAGAGCTCGGTCTTGTACTTGGGGTGGCGGGTGAGGCTGCGCAGCTCGTGGAAGCCGTGGGCGAACTGGCACTTCTCGCCGTACTTGCAGGCGCCGCTCTCCTCGAAGGGGCGGCACAGCTCCGTCTTGTAGCGCGTCGAGTTGAtgggggccccgccgccgccgccggagccgccccccttgccggccgccgccgcctgctgctgctgctgctgctggagctgctgcatgAGGTGCTGGCTGCGCTCGCCGTTCTCGCTGAAGGAGCGGTCCCGGAACTTGTTCTCCTTGTTGAGCAGGGccgtggggctgctgctgccgccgccgcctccgccggaGCCCGTCTCCTTCAGGCTGCCgaacgaggaggaggaggaggacgaggaggaggtggaggaagagctggagccGGTGGGGCTGGGGAACTTGGAGCCGCCGGCCAGCGCCGGCAGGTTGCTGGTCGAGTGCCGCCGCAGGAAGCCCGGCGCGAagctggagctggggggggtcACCGGGGTCCCCACGGCCTTCTTGTCCAGCATGCTGCTGAGGTTGGTCAGGGACTTCTCCGtctgccggggcggggggaggggaaggagggagggagggagggggcgggggagACAGGGAgcgggagagagagggggggggtgTTGCAGGGTGACCGCCAGCCCACCGCCACGGCTCCCGCGGCCGCCCAGCGCCCCCTCCGCGGCACGGCGGGGGTCGGGGCGGGGGTCGCGCCGCCCGGCCGGTCCCGAGCGCGGCTCTGCTGCAAGCGCCGGCGTGCCGGGGCGAGAGGGGCAGAGCCGGCGAGAAGCCCCCCTTTACGGGCTCTCCGGCGTGCGGCACTTCGGAAAAGTTCCTCTCGGCGTCGCagcgccggcggggcggcccggcgcCTCCGCGACTTCGGCAAaagcagcccccccaccccccgaaaGCCCCCGTGGGGAGGGTGCAGCACGGCGcgcctccctcctctccctccctccccaggccccACAGCCTTGCATCAGCCGGGCCCGCGCCGCTTTAACGCGGCCAGATGCCGGGCGGCGACGCGTCCGCGCACccgggcccagccccgccgggagCCGTCGCCGGGACCCGCAGCACCGTCCCGTGGAGCCGTCGCACCGTCCCGGCGCTGGCAGCCCGGGTCGCGCCTGGGCAGCTACGCTCCGCCCTACCTTGCACAAGAAGTCAATGTCGTAGAAAGCAGATAAAAGTGTCGTCGACATTTCTAGATCCTGTAATGGTCGGAAATACAGGAAGGACCGAAAGATCCCGCTCTCCTCGGAGGGTTTGGAAAAGCCACGACTAGATAGGAGGGGGCCGTTTGCTTGAGATCCGAAATGGTCCCGTCTCcttcccggcggggcgggcgggacgGCGGGTGCCGGGCCGAGGCGGCGACGGCGGCTGCACAGCAGCGGGCGAACTGCGGGAACTCCGcggcgccccgcgccgcccccatATAAACGCGCCGCCGCGGCCCGCGGGGGCggcgccccgctccgcccgccccgctccgccccgcccggcggggcCCAGCAGGGCCCCCCCCAACTTTCGCAAAGGGCCGGGAacggcggcgcgggccgggcgaggccgggccggggggggggggggagcggcggcccctCCGTCAGCCCCCGGGACCCCCGAGCCGGGtgcgggggcggcgcgggcggagCGGGGCTCGGCCCCTGCCCAGCGCCCCTCGGCGCACCCCTCTCCAAACCGGCGGCGCCCCCCCGGTCGCggcggccccagccccagccagccgGCCGCGCACTGCCCGCGCAGCCGCCCCGGGCGGTTGGCGGCTGCCGCCGAGCGGAGGCGGGCGCGCAGTGCCGCGGGAGAGGCGCGGTAGCGCCGGGGACACCTCTTCCTCCCGCCCCACCGAAAATAAACTTTTGCCACGTAATTGGCTTGAAACAAAGGTCGGGCCCGCGCTGCCCCGGTGCGACCGGCGGGACGGCGGCTGGGCGCGGGCTGCGCGTCCCGCCGCTTCTCCCCTCTTTCGGGGAGTTGGGGCgggttttttctgtttggagTTCGGGAGAAGTTGGCGGTCGGGCGCGAAGGCGAGGCGGCGTTAACCCTGCACCGGCCAGGCTGATCTGCGCCCCCCCGCCATgcacccccctcccgcccctctcccctccccacgcCTCTCTCCCGCGCTCACCCCCGCCACACctcgccccccgccgcggcccggcagCCGCCAAGGTCTTGTGACCCGCCGGGCAGCGCCAGCCTCttgccgcggcccccgcccgccgccccgggagcCCTCCCgccgggctgcccccccccccgccccgttccgCCGCCGCTGGCGGGACGGGGGCGAAGGCGGCGGCAGGTCCCCGCCGGCGGGGCTCCGTCCccgggccgggagcgggctgCCGCCCGGGGCGGGCCGGGAGCCGCCGTGCACagtaccccccccgcccccccgcgccggtgAAGGCTGCGCAACCGCGACGTGGGAACGGCGGCGGAGGCAGCGGCTCTGCACCCCCCGTCCTCTCCCGCGTTTGCTCAGCCCCGGGACaaatgggaaggggaaaatggagGGACGTGTAAAGTTTTATTGCTGCTAAAGCCAGCAGAGGCGTTTGATCCTCTTTCGCTTCCGAGCCGGGATGTCAGGCCCGGGAAACCCGAGGGTGCAAATCTGACCACGTCAGCAGGAATCCTGCACTTTGAAAACGCATTTGCAAAGGAAAGCAACTTCGGGGGTGTCCGGGGGGGTTATTAGAGCACTTCGCGTCGGGTTTTCACACTCgaccccgccccctcccgccatGCGGCTCACGCTCCCATTTggttcctccccccccccccccctcctcctcgtccttcccCGAGGCTGTGGGGGGCTGCAGGCGGGCCCCGGCTGCTACGCGCAcacccccgccgccccgcggcaCCACCCGTGAGCCGTCACCCGTGGAGGCAGAAGCCCGGCCTGCGAAGTTAGGACTGAGTTTAGCAACCGAGATAGAAAGAACCCCCGGGAAAGACGAGGAGCTGGGGGATAAAACGCCCCGACCTCGCCCCTCCCCGCAGCCCGGCACGTCCCCCGCTCGCCGGGCGCTTTGGGGAGCGGCgcagccggccccgccgccagcccgccCGGTCGCCAGCCCGCCCCGTTtgctgcccgccgccccgcctgCCTGCGGCCAGCCCGGGCGGCGAGCGGCTGCGCGGGGATCTGCCACCCCCTAGTGCCCGCACCCGCCGGTCCCGCTGCCCGGGGGTTTCCAAAAGAAAACGTGAACTCCTCCTgcctttccctccccagccccgcggAGGGGTCGCAGCTGCCGACCGGGCGCTGCTCCCCCCCGGGGGGAAGGTCCCCGACGGCGGGCGGGACGCGGGCGCCCGCCCCACCGAGCATCGCTTCCCACCACCGTGCGTCCCTTCCCGTCACCTCCTCCCCGGCCCACTCGGGATTCGCTTGCGTACCGACCCGAGatcccactcttcctcctcccaacCATCTCGGTGATGAAAACATCACCCTCCGAGCAGATCCTGCCTGCTAGCGAACTGGGTAACAgtctgatgatgatgatgatgatcatGCGAGGAGCAACGCGTCACTGTCATTTGGAGGAATGCTTGGGTAAACTGATGGAACACACGGCTGAGAAATACCCCCGCGCAAGACTTTGCCAACCCTCTTCTGCAATTGCTGTGCAGGGTTTAAAGGTTCCTGATTGAGTAGTTATATAGTAACTCGGGCCACCAGCAGTGTCTGGTGAAATGTGTGCACACcgatacaaaatttttttttacgtCCTCTCTATAAACTAAGGCGGGATGACAGAGGTTTCAGTTGCATTTTAAAACCACGATAAGGAAGACCAAGTTTTTGAGCCATTTGGTTTACCGATTAACCAAGCCCTCAAGGCTTCACAAAGTTACTCAAGTTTTATGGTCACTGTAGATCTACTACTATGCTGATACCTGTCTGCATTTATCCATTTGTTGATAttgaatatatatacatatgcatttgAAATTGtacccagtaaaaaaaaaaaagccaatgttACTAGATAGTCTTATGCTAACCACTGGCACGAGCAAGGTCACACAACCGTACAGTAATTTTGATACTGTACaaagttctgtttgttttccacTATAAAAGCTGTTGCTACACTAGCTCAAAAATGTTGGAAAGGTGTGGCAAAACTAGCAGCTGTTAAATTAACTGTACAGGTCTTGACTATTTTTAAGAGTGGCTTCTAGACATAATCTAGGCTGTTCTTTCCCCAGGAGCTCAAAACAGAGGCAAACAATTTTTAGCCTAACTCACAGTGTGGCTTGTTAAGCTGGGTAGTGTGCATTCTGTGAAACATCTTTTCATCTCAGATTCCAACATTTCCCTTTTGCCTATTGAAGTCTCAAGTTTCATTGTAAATTACTTATATAAGTAATCCTAAATCCTGGAAATTTACAGAAAGTATTTAAACTTTTGTTCCTAAATTATCTTTTTAGTAGAGACTTCATCTTGTGCAATTTTCAGATGTCCACTAAACACAGTTTGGAAGCTTATCTTGATTTACAGCAGGTTCTATTTAAACTCAAAAAGTGGGAGGCAGTCGGTTATCAGGTACCGCAGCACCCAGCTAGTGCGAGTGGCACAACCCCGCACCTTGCCCTGGCGAGGTTAAGCCCTGGCACAGCTAAGCCAGACCCTGGCACGGCTAAGCCAGACCCTGGGACGGCTAAGCCAGACCCTGGCACAGCTAAGCCAGACCCTGGCGACGTTAAGCCAGACCCTGGCACAGCTAAACCAGACCCTGGCAAGGTTAAGCCGGACCCTGGCACGGCTAAGCCAGGCCCTGAGCCCGGCCTGGGCGCGCGGGTGTGTGCGGCGGTGCTGCAGCGCCACCTGCTGGGCGGATCTCCTGTTGCGGCCGTGGCCGTGGGAGAACCGCTAATTACCGGTATCGCCGTCATCAGGATTTACGGCTCAACTGTGCTACCATAAAATTACGTGGAGAGACTGAAAGCAGAGAGTCGTTTACTGGGCATGTTACTGCCCCCCGCAGACCCCCTCACCACCCGTACCCACGCACGCCTCCGTTTTGGCTGTGCCCAGCCACGCTGCAGCCTAACGTCAACCCTAGGCTAACGGAACATAACACaccctttttaaataaatatttgttttcgaTGTCTCGTTTTCATATTGAAACCCAATTTTGCTTCCCGGAGAAATACATCTGCGAAGCACAACCCCCATTTTTGTGTTTCAGCCCGTGGCACCGTGGAGCGCTCGGTACATTCCCCACAGCTGCCTCACCCGAGCGCCGGTGGCGGCACCTCCCGACAGCGAGCGCAGCACCGCAGGAGCACTCTACGCTTCTGCGGGCCTAACTCTACTGAGGAGGACCTCCCTTTCCAAGGCTGCTTGCAGAGCAAGGTGTCTTGAAGTAAAGACGAAACTTTTGTTCACAATGGAACAGCTGCTTTGTTTTGAAGACAGTGGTTTTCATTTTAGAGCAATTTTATAAAAGGAGTTATTTGATTTACAGGAAAAAGGGGGCATGCAGAAGTTTAACTAATGCTGTTTCCATGTACAGAACAAGGTTGCTCCCAAAGTGAGAATCCCTGCCTTCCTCCAAaggaaaatgcagtaaaatttaaaatgtcatctaAAAATTGTCATGGACAAAGAAGCcaaggtttgtttcttttcttttagaaacacttaaaaataaaatttaaaaataccatatttGTTTAACAATTACCATTCTACATCatgaaatgagacaaaaaaatttGACTTTTTCTTGGTATTAAAATACAGGGGGTAAAAATGTGGAATAAAATATAACCCAGCTAAAGGTGGCCTGCACCTGGATGAATGGAAAATACCAGGTTTAGCTGCTTTACTTCCTACAGTAGCTATAACAAACCATGCTCAGCGGAATGAACTTagcaaatgcatttaaaaggaaCAGTCTCTCACAGCAcatctgaccaaaaaaaaaaatagtcaacgGACTCATACATAAAAAACGTGGTTTTAGCCTGAATACTGAATAGTTTGTTGCAGGTTTACTGGAGTCATTACAGCAATCCCTTAGTCCTTGAATGTCGTTCGAATTCAGTCTCCCTGCCCATCCAGTAACATGTGTACAGCTCCCTGAGGATGAACTTTTAGTAATTTACTTTTCCAGATTTTCATTTTTGCAAGTATCATCAGACTTCAgcagatttaatattttaaggCAGACCGATATTCTCTCGTTCTGAATAGCCAATCTTGTGAATTCTGCAGTTTTGGAAAATTCTGGAGTTGGAGGTAGTGCTCTAAGAAGGTGTCCAACGAGCTGGGCTTGGTCCAGTGCTATTCGTGATAGTCGATTAAGATCTCTGTGGTCTGGTAAAGTTAGATGAGTCATTGATATAAGCTGTAAAAGGTGCTTACTAAGTTGTCTGACATGAGTCAACTCCTCTGCCCAAAAATTCACTTCCCCTTTATCAAACAGGTAATCATCTTCTTccttaacaaaaagaaaaacaacagtcaTTAGAAAATGACTTGTGATCTTGATAGTAATGAGAAAATTATAAAAGATATGAAAGAAGATATATAGAGACATAATGACAATAGAGGCTGTTACAGAACAGcttctttatattaaaaaagataaaaattcatATGCGTCATTTTTCAAAGGTTtgagaaaacacagtaaaaaacaTTCCTGCTTTGCCAAAGAAATTTTACCTTCAAAAATCTGGCAGTTATGGTATAACTCTTGGGAAACAGTGGAAGTAAACAGTAGTCCTAATCCTTAGCATGTGCTTGCCTTCCCCTGTGAAACTGTCTTATATTTCACAGGGACCTCTCTGTAAACAGTATGGTAATGTGCTATATCATGGAGCTTTTTGCGTGgattaaatgaaaaaggaaaattgtatCAGTCAGTGAAACATCAGAAAGGCATACCTAAACCACAGGCTTAAGAAAAGATTCGTAATGTATTTCATGGGTCATATTAATTATTAACAAACTTCTCAAAGATGTAGCCGCTCCTGCTCCTTCCGGTTTACCTTCCAGCATTACTTTGATTTTTACAGCCTTTGCAAGGTTTTATAGAACACTGTGGCAAAGTTTTTCTTTACGTAAATAATCCTTCTGAAGACAATGAGCGATGTGTTTCGTGTGCTATGCAGAACAAGTCCTATGGAAGATGGCACAGTTACCAAATATTTAAATGACATCTCAGGAAAAGCCAGCAGTTGGGAGAGCACTGCTCTTGAATGCCAGAGGTGCCTGGCACCCACAGCAGCAGTTCAAATTCAAGGCAAGCCATCATATGCAATGATACTGAATGCAATTCCTTACAGACTCAAAATGTTTCAGTCAACGATGACTTGTTAAGTAACTCttgatttatttcagtgtttgcttATTGGTCTCTTTAATTTTATGCCAGTATTGCCAGGAAACAGACAGACATCAAACTCTATTTTTATACTAAATACTGGccgtgtgatttttttttttttttttttttttttttaaatagtggaGTAGTGATCATCAGGCTTCATCAGATGAGATATTTCATTCTATTCCTACCACAAGACTGCAGAAACATAGTGATCCCAACATGAGACAGCAACTGGTTGTTAAAATTACCGGGGCTGAAGTCTCTGAGTCTCTTTTCAGATCGCTGTCTCCCAGCAGCCACTCCAGCAGGATTGGTACCCCAGCACGGATCTCCCCCCACCGCTGGAGCAGCTCACACAGTATGGCAAACGCTAAATCCAAGGCCATCGGAGCATTCACTATCCTAAGTGCAAACTCTGTTGAGAGAAAATATGCGTAACAATGTATAGCAAGaccacaaacattttcaaataaaatcagcACAAAAATGATTTCTTGAGAACAGATGCTGAATTTACACAAACACATTTAGAATAATGGATTATACTGCAAATAAGTTAGATGAATGTTTACTTCTGTGCCACTTGGGCCCTTTCTCAATTCCAAAATAATACATGAAGCAAATGAAAATGCTGATGCTTAGTGTTTTTTCCTGCCCATGTAGCGACATTCATTAATTTGGGATTAAATATACAAAGTAGTCTGTTAGAAACATCTCTAGAGACAGTCTTGACACTATTTCATGGTGACTATTTTTGCAAAACTGCAGCTATGCCTTAGATCTGATTTGATGTTTTCACTGGAACTCAAAACCTACAGCACACTATATGTTTTTAAAGGGCTGGGATATAAAATGAATCATTATAAATAAAGAGATTGC
Proteins encoded in this region:
- the ZFP36L2 gene encoding mRNA decay activator protein ZFP36L2 yields the protein MSTTLLSAFYDIDFLCKTEKSLTNLSSMLDKKAVGTPVTPPSSSFAPGFLRRHSTSNLPALAGGSKFPSPTGSSSSSTSSSSSSSSSFGSLKETGSGGGGGGSSSPTALLNKENKFRDRSFSENGERSQHLMQQLQQQQQQQAAAAGKGGGSGGGGGAPINSTRYKTELCRPFEESGACKYGEKCQFAHGFHELRSLTRHPKYKTELCRTFHTIGFCPYGPRCHFIHNADERRPAPGGGTAAPPSAAAAAAGPHHHPHHPPPHPAGSTGDLRAFAPRDHPLGGGGGFGHPRGGERPKLHHSLSFSGFSAHHHHQHHHHHQQHHHPPHPHGAAPPPPPPPGGRLDAALLESPGGSRTPPPPASASFCEELLSPPCANNAFAFSGQELGSLIAPLALHTQNFAAAAAAAAAAAAYYRCQQQPPPPPPGGGCPPPPASPPFSFQPLRRLSESPVFDAPPSPPDSLSDRESYLSGSLSSGSLSGSESPSLDSGRRLPIFSRLSISDD